Part of the Ctenopharyngodon idella isolate HZGC_01 chromosome 8, HZGC01, whole genome shotgun sequence genome, CATGTCATGAAGCTCTTTAATGCTGGCCTCCAACCGCAAGATGTCTTTATGTCTAGACTCGATCTCATTAAGGGCCTGACGGGTTATCTGAGAGTCGGagatgatctgaaaacaaagGATATCTTTTAACAGCCTCTAGGAACTTAAAAACAATGATAACACTACATAAACATTAAAGTGACAGATCATCCAAAATAAGacaattgtgtcatcatttactcacccttatgttaaAAACCTGTAGCACTTTATTTCTTACGAAAAAATTGAGAAATGTAAAAGAACTGTACTTGTTAAAgaatcataaataataaaaatgcactaaatcagcatattagaatgatttctgaagaatcgtgtgacattgaagactggacattttttttttaaattgcaataatatttcacaatattactgtttttactgtattttttttttttttttatcaaataaatgcaaccatgatgagcagaagagacttctttgaaaaacaatttaaaaatttttacttacactaaacttttgaatggaagtgtaattgcttagaaaaaaaattctcagtTTGTACTTCATGTTAGAAATATGGGTTCACAATTAATGTagttaatgatgacagaattatgatttttgtgtgAGTTGCAGAGAAACAGCCAGCAGAGGGTGCTAATTCTGCATAATTGTTGAAAAGATTTGTTGCTCTCATGTcatgttacaaaaacagtaaGATGAGAAGCCAAAGGAAATTGGCTCTGGATGAGAGCTGCGGTATTTTAATATTCCTTCCTTCAGCCTACAGTAAGACTGGAAGTAGTCATTTCGAGAAGCAAACTTACATCAGAGGTGAAAATGGAAGGGTTTCTAGTCTCCAGCATCTCTTCCAATTCCTCATTAGTTGTAATTCTTCCAGCTACAAAATTCAAAGTGTAATAGATCAGAAAAACAACACTTCTCACGAACTGGCCTATCCTGTTTAGGCCATTATTTGTTTGAGAAATGGCTGTCTGTGTGTGAATTTGTCATGGGTAAACATGAGATGATGACCAGTAATTGCTAATAGGCTAGTCCATTTAGATAATTGTTTGGCTTTGTGTCATGGAACAGTGTATGTGTGTACCATGTGcttgtacatgtgtgtgtggtCAAGTATGCCTTAGGGACTATTTTGATTCTCCTGGGAAAATGAGAGGGAACATTACAATGGCTGAAACCATCAATGCAAAGGCCACtggaaaaatacacacacattcaaacaatATAACCCCTAAACAGTGGACCAGTGCACATATTCATACttgtatatataaaaaccaTGGAGGGGGACATGAAAAAAGCTTTGCTCTTGATCCTAGTATCCCCCAGCAGGCCACATCTCACTACATACTAATTGAACTTCAAATAGTGACTTCAAACAgcacaaaacaaatacataaatcaagcccccccacaaaaaaaaaaaaaaacctttcattgattttttttttttcttcttcttctttttttcccctaaatGCAAAGTTGAGATAAGTGGTTCTTTATGCAAATACAACAGTCACATGACATATAACTCAGTATACTATCACATGACAATCTGCTCCTGGCCCACTGTGCAGAGGTGCAGCAGGATCTCTGGAGCCCTGTTGCCCAGGTAACACTTGCCTTACAGTCTCCGGTGACAAACCACCGTTTCATGTGTCGTAAAGCAAAGAAAGTACCTCATTAacccactcacacacacagtcttttCAGAGGTCTGCACTACATGTCTGACCACATATTACTCAAATTATATTTCAGGAGCAGCATGTCATGTGATAAAAGGGGAAAACAATAATTAGGCAAAGATTTTTGTCCTTATTGGACCAAATTTTAGTACTATTTTTCctaaacaatacaaaaataaagcactaaaaactaaaatgattcattttaaatgctacaagtgtaTTTAGGCATCATAAtattatgtacagtatgaaaaatggatattcattatGAGGTTtgctaaatattacatttaacaatgttattaaatcattaaattatagcgtttttaaagattaattttaAGTAAGTGTTAGATCAAGGCCAAGgtaatctaaatttaaaaattcCATAAATTAgttgcacaattaaatatccaatttCAGCTAATATACAGTTAGGTCCATATATATTTGGACACaggcacaatttttttttcaggtattTACCAAAACATATTCAAGTTATGTAATGGATATGGGCTTAAAGTGAACACTCTCAGCTTTAATTTGAGGGTATTTACATCCAAATTGGAGGAAAGGTTTAGGAATTACAGCTCTTGAGAATAGCTACCCCCTTTTTCAAGGGACCAAAAATAATTGGTCAATTGACTCAAAACAGAATAAAGAATGCACTGATGAGCTCAGCAACATAAAAAGGCCTGGACATCCACGGAAGACAACAGTGGTGGATGATTGCAGGATCCTCTCCATGGTAAAGAAAACCCCCTTCACAACATCCAGCCAAGTAAAGAACACTCTCCAGGAGATAGGTGTGTCATTGTCAAAGCCTACAATCAAGCGAAGACTTGATTCACCACAAGGTTCAAACCATTCATAAGCCTCAAGAATAGATAGGCCAGATTAGACTTAGccaaaaaacatctaaaaaagCCTGACCAGTTCTGGAAAAGCAACCTGTACCAGAATGATGGGAAGAAAAAAGTATTGAGAAGGCTTGGAACAGCTCATGATCCAAAGCACACAACGTCATCTGTAAAacggtggaggcagtgtgatggcATGGGCATGCATGGTTTCCAGTGGCACTGGATCACTGGTGTTTATTGATGATGTGACAGAAGACAGAACACCAAGTGTATAGAGATATACTGTCAGCCCAGATTCAGCCAAATGCAGCAAAGTTGATTAGACGGCGCTTCATGGTACAGACGGACAATGATtcaaaacacactgcaaaaGCAACCCAGGAGTTTCTGAAGGAAAAGAAGTAGAATATTCTGCTATGGCCAAGTCTGATCTCGACCCGATTGAGCATGCATTTCACTTGCTGAAGGCAAAACTAAAGGCAGAAAGAcccacaaacaaacaacaactgaAGACAGCTGCAGTTAAGGCCTGGCAAAGCATCACAAAGAAGGAAACCCAGTCGTTGGTGATGTCCATGGGTTCCAGACTTCAGGCAGTCATTGCCTGCAAAGGATcctcaacaaaatattaaaaatgaacattttatttatgattataTTCATTTGTCCAATTACATTTGAGCCCAATATAAAAATGGTTTCAAATCCTGAACTTTTTActtgatatttttgttcaaCCCCTTAAATTAAAGCTGAAAGTCTGCACTTCAAATTCATCTtgattgtttcattttaattttattctggTGGTATACGGagccaaaattatgaaaattgtGCCTGTATCCAAATATATATGGACCTAACTGCATATCTAATATCAACCAATGCTGATACTTTTTAAAATCTCTAATACCGGCATGATTACTGATATGATGGCAGCATATTGTTCAACCCTAGCAAAAACAGTTTAAAGACCATGACACACCAAGATGATATCAAAAACTAGTGGTGACAAAAGTATAGCAGCGCTTGAGCTGCTTTTTTCTCAGGAACTCAGGAACTTTTTTcacccccagacctgttgctgtctgtgtttccatcacagtctaaagtaccgtgaagattagtCCAGTGATGTAGGACTGCGCgcaactttccagttcccgctggatttcgtcctccgcgtataagcttaataaagcctgaacctcgtcgtcGGTCCATCagtcgtattttttaaactccattgttgattcgaatagcatacaactcttactgcacgcaccgcaacagacttttaaaaatggtggttgacgaactcaaccaatcagcatgttcggtgcccaagtcccacccccgaaagttcttgaactttgaaaaagcATTACCTcacgagcagggactttctgtgAGGGGGATTTTTACCTGGAaattcatttagaccctggtccctgcggtcgaaacacacagagtaccaccccaaagtccctagttcctggggaaagttcctgcggtggaaacgcggcttatGTGGGccttttttattaatgtgtacagtatatgcatgaaaatatatacaGCATCTGTCCTTTTAAGTGGAAATGTGTCAACTGTTTACAGGTATCTTATGTATTGTTTTCTGAATTTGAGTGGCTCCCTTCAGGGCGACGACTTCGTTGTCCAGGTTGTAGGACACAAATGAGGAAGGCAACCTTCATTCCTAAAGTGGTTCAGCTTCTAAATTCAATCATTTCTGACCCCCAGGCTTACCATGTTgtgattacatatttttaaaaaactttttatagGGTCTGGATTTGCTTCTTAGATGTTTATATGTCATAACATAGAATACACATATGTTGTGTacattgtgttatttatttactgtgttgtgtttttgaCGTATATTGCTTGTTACTCTGCGTGACCTTGTGAATTGCCCTTCGGGGATAAATAAagtatttgaaattgaaatatgtGTTTGAGAATGTATGAAGGTACACGTGTGACTCACTGATCTCCAGCTGTCTCTGAATCCTGCTTTTGCTCTTCTCTCTGAAAGACACTTGGGTTTCATTATATTGTGTCATTACCTCCACAAACTTGCGTGACAAgttggtgtgctaaaaaaaaaaaaaaaagaaacagtaaGTGCAACAAATcaatttgggttgaaaatatGACTGTGCAGGATGGTAGAATGTTAAAGGTAGGataagtagattttgaaaaacactgttggatattgttgatatttgaaatcaacccaaacaaacccacccctctcttcattgcttctcctccaaaactcaccctccaatcctagccacactgctccgagtcggtctcgaaccccggcccgTTCGCTGGTGGCAggcgaggcgagtgcactacCAATGATGCTAAAAAACTGCATCCTCTAGCAGTCGccagtgtgcagtggtttacctgcacaactctcactatctggccacagTTACACAAGCAATGCAaaagtggatgtctgtttatcacaactgacgcgcaacaaaatgcttcacaaaaaataaagcgcagatgatgaatgatcgacaaggaagcacaaaaaatgaatgtacagcACACAAGAGTAAATGCAAACAAGAGTTCGTTGTtaatcgccaacagcacagcagctccagacaatcaatgacactcaaacccagtgtaACTCACGtgtgaagcggaatcaaagcagcctccgcatctgctttcaggccttcccgcttagctctctccagcgctggaaagattttctaatattaatggGTCCTAAAGatcttgcccagtcataaaccttcattccagtgatattcttttgagctcttttgtattgtgtctcatcatctctctttctgcagttttttttttttttttttcaaatctccctcttactcgttctctctcctcgaccgttaTAGCTACACCCCCTAATGCTaattggttacacgtttgttgttggtgtcggcccgactaacttccaaacagtgtttttcaaaatctacttaccGCACCTTTCAAGGAAAGAGAAACTTCTCACCTGTGTTTTCTGAATGCGTGCATCCATTGTGGCTTGATTCTCCTGCTCATCTGAAGGTAGATTCTGTTGTATTGCTGAGGAGAAAATAGATCAGAACTTATTTATTTCCTTTGCCAAGTGCACTGGTGATCTCTGCTTCACTATCATCAACAGACAGAAGCAGAACATCCAACTCACATTTGAGGCTGGTCCGGACAAAGTTGGCATGTTTCTTGATTTCCACTGTGAGTTGTTCCAGCTCTTCTTTTGTTTCTGATAGCAAagttatattttgttataagagAAATTAATAACTTATATTcaacaatgatgcattaaattgatcaaaagtgactgtaaagacatttctatttcaaataaatgcttttctttttaacttttctatcatcaaagaatcctgaaaaaaaaaaaatgcatcatggtttccacgaaaatataaagcagcactttcaaaattgataatactaagaaatgtttctgaaggatcatgtgacactgaagactggagtaatagctgctgaaaattcagctttgcaatcacaggaataaattacattttacaatatattacactagaaaacagttattttaaattgaaataatattcacaatattactgtttttactgtattttgatcaaataaatgcagcggCTCCTTCTTGATATTTCAGGGCCTGACGTTCACTTGATATACAACTCACAGATAATAGACTATAAAATAAACCGTCGGCTAtcaaagttattgttttttatcatttgttACAGACAACCATTTTGGAAAAAATCAGCATTGTTAACATTATGATGTGTCATGTTAGAGAAACACTGTGGTGTGTTATATATGAGAAGAATATAAAATGGAGGCAGGTATATGAATGAAAAGTGACTGTAGATAGCTATGCTCACTCTTAAAAAGGCGAAATATCACAATCGTCAACAGATCGTTCAATTTTACTATCAACTTGGGGATTCACAGAACATACATCACCGAGATATATAACACTTGTGTGTAGAAGAAAAACAAGCATAGAGTTGGTTGCAGAAACACTCACACCCTTGCAGATATCTTTATCTCAATCTCACATTCCTGCCTGCATGTCCTATACATGCCCTGCAAATAACAGCCATTCTCAACACACTCACTTCAAATTAAGAATGTGATGGGGGAATCCATGATTCCTTGCATGCCCAAACTTGATTCACTACAGCAACTTTTAAAGGGTCTCTCTTTTCCCCATTTGAATGATTTTCTGTACATGTGTTCATTTTGAGCAGACACTATTCACATTCCCCCCACGAACACTGccaagacattacaaaagagtcCCAGTAaccgtgagtgtgtgtgtgtgtgtgtgtgtgtgtgtgtgtgtgtatgcgcaTGTGAGAAATGTTTTCCCTTCAGCAGTTTCCTGGCTGCTCCAGAGGTGTACTTGTATAGAATGATGTGATGTGATATTTCCGGCAGAGGAAGCCCATGGTCTTGTGCTGTTATAAGGCTATGTGCCGCTGGGAAGAGAGTTATAAAATCGTTCTTTGTTCGTGACAGAACCCTGAGTAtcagttgtttttgtgtgtggatATGAATGACGGAAAGACTGAATGTGGGTTCAGACAAAGACAACAGCAAAGTCATTGTCATTTATTAGGTAATACTACAAAGAAGCTGAAAGCTAAGATGAGGTGAGTAATTTGGACAAATTTACAACTCAAATAACAAGCAGTGTAAACTAGccccagtgttattttaacccattttaacccatttttaaaatgatacagATTAAACATTGCTTAACCTGggtaacaaaaaagaaaaatatccttTCACAGTACActtaggggccattcacacattTTGTGGTTAAAACAGTAGCTGCGTTTAAATGGACCCTAATAATCCCATTGTAATCTGACTAGTAGCACAGTCAGAGTAAAAAAAGTTACAACCACATCAATCAGAATGAATTTGCCAAATCCTATGAAAATTACATTCAGATTGTAAGGAGTGGTTTAACCCTTTTCTAATCCAAAACTGAAACTGGAAAGTATTACACATGTTCAATGACGTAGAGATGGTGTAATGACGTATGAAAGGTGGAACAAACTGTTGTCATAAATGACTGTTGTCTCATTCTAAAATTCTCCTTACACTCATTGTCTTTGAAGTGGGGCAGGACAATGGGCACCAGTCCTTGTTTCGGACTCTCATCCACAGACGCCTTGTTTTGGGCATGGGAAGGGGCGTTTTtaacacacataaatataaacagcaCAGCACAAAGCTTCATGTGCTCGTCGTTTCCTAAATTAGGACccgaaatacataaatattaagtccgtcctttaaaacaaagaaaacaggcAATGTGGGAGTATAGTACACGCCAACAGCGGGAAACTCTCTATATTCGTGCAGTGTGTGCATGTCAAAATTCTGATTCGAAGCTTGTGACATATAAATGCACACATCAACACAATCACTTTATTAAgtgttcatgtaaacactacaTTCATATTCATGGAATacgaatgaaaaaaacaaaacaaatgcaagGTCTAGAGACACGTTTTTAAAAGTcgaacttcttttaacttgatcgccgtgtttttagaatgcgaTGTCATGcatgagatgctgcaaaagacgaGAGATGTGAGAACAGCAGTCAAACACACTCATCTAACACTAGGGTGTCCAAACTTGCTCctagagggccactgtcctgaagagtttagctccaacttgcctcaacacacttGCCTGGAACTTTCTAGTAAGACACTGATTAGATGGTTCAGGTGAGTTTAACTGGGGTTGgaactgaactctgcaggactgtgtccctccaggagcaggattggacacccctggtctagcACGTGTTTATATAGAAGAACGAAGGAAAAGTagtgcagtggaatggaaaataATGTGTTCTGTGTGTACGGCCCCTTACTGCAGGGATGGTCTCACTGCAGCAAACTGGGGTTaacgggttagttcacccaaaaattctgtcagtaattactcaccctcatgtcgtttcaaacctttttttttataaaatctgagagctttctgtctctccatagacagctacgcaactaatccatgtgaattgagcggtttagtccgaattttctgaagagactccatcgctttatataatgaacaaatttaatttaggcttttactcacatataaacattgatcagcgaacataaactgCTTGATGCGCAAGAacaagctcaaatgtgctgtgtaagacacgagaatgaacctcactggttcttgtacatcaagcaaacatgcttgagcttccgtttaccacaactgatgtgtgagttgatgaatgtttatatgtgaataaagaCTAAATTCAATctcttcatcatataaagctatcgtgtctcttcagaaaatgtggactAACCACTCAATTCAAATGAATTAGGCCttgttttacaatctctttgtgaactttttgaacgtggtagttgcatagctgtcaacgaagggacaaaaagctctcagatttaattaaaaagaccttaatttgtgttcagaagacgaacgaaagtcttacgggtttggaacgacatgagggtgagtaattaatgacagaattttcatttttgggtgaaataaccctttaagtaataaCCCTCAAAGGCTCAATGGTGATAGTTCATAAATCACCCCTGGAAGGGTTTGAACCTTCGATCTGCTAGCCTGCACTACCTTGTCACTCAAAACTATTTAACCTGACCATTCAGAAACTAGTTCTTACTTGTTTCAGTTGTAACATTTGATCAAATTTCACAGTCATTGAGTAGGGGTGACTTACTCTCATCAGGGTTGGGAGCTGAAAGGATCACACTATGTTTTTTCTTCACCTCATTCACAAGGGAGGAGATCTTATCAATGACACCTCTGACCTCCTCCACCTGAAATAAAGCAAATCATAGTTCAACACAAACCTTAAGGTTTCTTTAATGATTTAGTGTGCACTTCAGTGGGATTCTAGATGTGAACTACTAGGTATGCATGTTGCgacatattttaattaaacactTTTCAAATACATGTAATACTGTACATTAtgatgttgtgatgcctaataTCATTGGTACAATTTAAGTATACAATCTAACTATAATCAGAGTATTAACAGTAGACTGTTATGTTatggttagtagaataagttgacaaaCTTGCCAAGTTACTTCTAGTCAGTAGCCTATAATTTCTgttggggaccatcaaaataatatgttagcagatattaagcagacagtcttcTACTCTAAAATAAGGTGTTAcgcaatttaaaacaatttttaatgcgtttttttaaattaagtagttaatttatgtatttaaactgtAGATTTCGGTTGCGTTATtgtattaaaaacagttttcattCACTGAAATAAcgcttaaataaaataaaaatattgcatgaaaattttaaacttaaaatgaaaattagaaatgttgctaactgatataaaatttaaagagttgaagtactaaaattactaaaactaaaagtgAGCTAAATGGAACTTTTATGCCctaattttaatgcattttattgaaTCCCTATAGACTGTCCATCACAAAAATACAGTGTACAGATGAAGAGCACCTTTCATAAAGATGAATGGCTGTACCTTTTTGAAAAAGTCTAGCATGAAGCCATCTCTCTCCATGGACACAATGACACCCCCATCTTCACTGGCACTTTGCCTGAACTAGAACAAACCACAAAGATACAGATGAGCACGGAGGAAGAGCACTACACTGACACAAACATGGGAAAAAGACAAACAATGGAGAAAGTTACCTCCAAATATATGCATGTgcaattttatgtaaaatgtgaTATTTTGTTACTAAAACACATTGATCTCCATATATTATTGCCCCTTTTAACAATTAGTTCGTCTAACTGGTTTATTATCAATCACTTGCCGCATTTAAATCAGCCAGTCGGTCCTTCATAACAATGTCGTTGATTCGTCGTTTATCCTCTGTTGATTGTAACGTTACACATCCGTTGCGGTCCGCGCGCATTAAAGTCCATTGCA contains:
- the stx2b gene encoding syntaxin-2 isoform X2; the encoded protein is MRADRNGCVTLQSTEDKRRINDIVMKDRLADLNAFRQSASEDGGVIVSMERDGFMLDFFKKVEEVRGVIDKISSLVNEVKKKHSVILSAPNPDEKTKEELEQLTVEIKKHANFVRTSLKSIQQNLPSDEQENQATMDARIQKTQHTNLSRKFVEVMTQYNETQVSFREKSKSRIQRQLEITGRITTNEELEEMLETRNPSIFTSDIISDSQITRQALNEIESRHKDILRLEASIKELHDMFVDMAMLVETQGEMINNIEKNVNNAVEYVGHAKVETKKAVRYQTQARRKLVYVAICGAVCIILLVVIIVTAIYGD
- the stx2b gene encoding syntaxin-2 isoform X1 gives rise to the protein MRADRNGCVTLQSTEDKRRINDIVMKDRLADLNAFRQSASEDGGVIVSMERDGFMLDFFKKVEEVRGVIDKISSLVNEVKKKHSVILSAPNPDEKTKEELEQLTVEIKKHANFVRTSLKSIQQNLPSDEQENQATMDARIQKTQHTNLSRKFVEVMTQYNETQVSFREKSKSRIQRQLEITGRITTNEELEEMLETRNPSIFTSDIISDSQITRQALNEIESRHKDILRLEASIKELHDMFVDMAMLVETQGEMINNIEKNVNNAVEYVGHAKVETKKAVRYQTQARRKYIILALIVFSVLAVVALIIGLSVGLSVKTTTNSASSSSNAANPA
- the stx2b gene encoding syntaxin-2 isoform X3; protein product: MERDGFMLDFFKKVEEVRGVIDKISSLVNEVKKKHSVILSAPNPDEKTKEELEQLTVEIKKHANFVRTSLKSIQQNLPSDEQENQATMDARIQKTQHTNLSRKFVEVMTQYNETQVSFREKSKSRIQRQLEITGRITTNEELEEMLETRNPSIFTSDIISDSQITRQALNEIESRHKDILRLEASIKELHDMFVDMAMLVETQGEMINNIEKNVNNAVEYVGHAKVETKKAVRYQTQARRKYIILALIVFSVLAVVALIIGLSVGLSVKTTTNSASSSSNAANPA